One window from the genome of Gadus morhua chromosome 16, gadMor3.0, whole genome shotgun sequence encodes:
- the hepacama gene encoding hepatic and glial cell adhesion molecule a has protein sequence MKVERKTSPRHRATGVPPLLTFLGLSLPLLFTGGVSGVNVTSQAQLVRGVVGRDALLSVSYTSTSLDQPVIKWQLKREGEKSVTVVQSIGTSIIGNLRPEYRDRILLYENGSLLIHNLQLSDEGVYEVEISITDDSFTGEHSIELTVDVPVSKPFVQMIASSVLEYSEHFSIHCAHNEGTKPIYSWMKGDNILTNDTRLLLSHDQKVLTIVRVQMADDDVYTCMVDNPISSTKSVPVRLSVYRRSSLYIILSTGGIFLLITLVTVCACWKPTKKKRRSVPQRVPVYEEPSENGHDIDVVPKPSTLGRRSPMPLYVLNEDETLERLEECSGNLHVPPDMNCAPVYISTQPPAFNASDRPLWSAPRRYPRSPAHSPMAHPLPIRPPGSSPAPLIPILSPPHSPGSSSLHAFNPIRKLRSPVGASAGQLAHRGAGSPLTTEGAHSPTLQ, from the exons GCGGGGTGTCGGGGGTGAACGTGACCAGCCAGGCCCAGCTGGTGAGGGGCGTGGTGGGCAGAGACGCCCTGCTGTCCGTCAGCTACACCAGCACCAGCCTCGACCAGCCCGTCATCAAGTGGCAGCtgaagagggaaggggagaagtCGGTGACGGTGGTGCAGTCCATCGGCACCAGCATCATAGGGAACCTGCGGCCCGAGTACCGCGACCGCATCCTGCTGTACGAGAACGGCTCGCTGCTCATCcacaacctgcagctgtcggaCGAGGGCGTGTACGAGGTGGAGATCTCCATCACCGACGACAGCTTCACCGGGGAGCACTCCATCGAGCTCACCGTGGACG TTCCCGTGTCCAAACCCTTCGTCCAGATGATTGCCTCCTCGGTCCTGGAGTACAGCGAGCACTTCAGCATCCACTGTGCCCACAACGAAGGCACCAAGCCCATCTACAGTTGGATGAAGGGAGATAACATCCTGACCAATGACACGCGTCTCCTGCTATCACACGACCAAAAGGTGCTGACCATCGTGCGAGTGCAGATGGCCGACGATGACGTCTACACGTGCATGGTGGACAACCCCATCAGCAGCACCAAGAGCGTGCCCGTCAGGCTCAGCGTCTACC GACGAAGCTCGCTATACATCATCTTGTCCACCGGGGGCATCTTCCTGCTCATCACTCTGgtgactgtgtgtgcctgttggaAACCCACCAA GAAGAAACGTCGGTCGGTCCCTCAAAGAGTCCCCGTCTATGAGGAGCCAAGTGAAAATGGCCACGATA TTGATGTTGTGCCCAAACCATCCACTCTGGGTCGAAGGAGCCCTATGCCTCTCTACGTTCTCAACGAAGAT gagactctggagcggTTAGAAGAATGTTCCGGTAACTTACACGTCCCACCAGATATGAACTGTGCCCCCGTCTACATCTCCACCCAACCCCCGGCCTTCAACGCCTCCGACAGGCCCCTGTGGTCGGCCCCTCGCAGGTACCCCCGCAGCCCCGCCCACTCCCCCAtggcccaccccctccccatcaggccccccggatcaagccccgcccccctgatcCCCATCCTATCGCCGCCCCACTCTCCGGGCTCGTCATCGCTGCACGCCTTCAACCCCATAAGGAAGCTCCGCTCCCCGGTGGGGGCCTCGGCCGGCCAGCTGGCCCACAGGGGGGCTGGGAGCCCCCTGACCACCGAGGGGGCCCACTCTCCCACCCTGCAGTga